A stretch of Acropora palmata chromosome 9, jaAcrPala1.3, whole genome shotgun sequence DNA encodes these proteins:
- the LOC141893067 gene encoding uncharacterized protein LOC141893067 — protein sequence MSHVPVGSFFSSPTPGGNRRLSSTDDGNRRSTSRLSGVPSSGRSLAEPLRDINEKNRENLVVSNREIRRLFDTMKELGDVIKRQNARLESIEQKVEESRSEMVIAKEELRKMRDHAGQVAQKENAHHGPLPNELKGDVHLLHNKQDLNEQFRGSEGVDSPHNTEVRKFLYEELKKENSGYSKSSIMRAVTRYYETKRQQYLDSLSARKELVEKKQLEKKLTSRRRRLFAKRMKVASETERESLKQLDSRYMSDEEDGEEGEGGAWVVRSPPWRSQRLSSLLRRLQERVNSKQTPSSHPQNPRVPGMPSMRSPPKSSPPWAVDRSGEHQTPPSFHTPRAEIQQRTPRNHRRAQVKKVPRAGRHLTTPSCLEERVDGALCQRSTEYSSPQSSQSDSFWDSDEIWSVVCQNAPVRERRRKRVLDSESDSDRE from the exons ATGTCGCACGTACCGGTAGGatcgtttttttcttctcctaCTCCTGGTGGGAATAGGCGACTTTCTTCGACTGACGATGGGAATAGGCGATCAACGAGTCGTTTGTCTGGCGTTCCATCAAGCGGCCGATCTCTTGCAGAACCTTTGCGTGACATCAACGAGAAGAACCGAGAAAACTTGGTCGTTTCTAACAGAGAGATCCGTCGGCTGTTTGACACTATGAAAGAGCTTGGAGATGTGATAAAGCGGCAGAATGCTCGATTGGAAAGCATTGAACAAAAAGTCGAAGAATCAAGGAGCGAAATGGTGATCGCGAAGGAGGAGCTGCGTAAGATGCGAGATCACGCAGGCCAAGTAGCCCAGAAGGAAAACGCACACCACGGCCCACTTCCGAACGAGCTAAAG gGAGATGTGCATTTGTTGCACAACAAACAAGACCTCAATGAACAGTTCCGTGGAAGTGAAGG TGTTGATAGTCCACATAACACTGAGGTCAGAAAATTTCTCTACGAGGAACTCAAGAAGGAAAACAGTGGTTACTCAAAGTCTTCAATAATGC GAGCTGTAACCAGATATTATGAGACAAAGAGGCAACAGTATCTGGACAGTTTGTCAGCCCGTAAAGAATTGGTGGAGAAGAAGCAGCTTGAGAAAAAGCTGACATCTAGAAGGAGAAGG CTCTTTGCAAAACGAATGAAAGTGGCAAGTGAAACAGAGCGTGAATCACTAAAGCAGTTGGATTCCCGATATATGAGCGATGAGGAAGATGGTGAAGAAGGTGAAGGTGGTGCATGGGTTGTGAGATCCCCACCATGGAGAAGTCAACGGCTTTCTTCCCTTTTGAGGAGACTACAAGAAAGAGTGAACTCGAAGCAGACCCCCTCGTCGCACCCACAAAATCCTCGTGTTCCAGGAATGCCGTCAATGCGCAGCCCACCGAAATCCTCACCGCCATGGGCAGTGGATAGGTCTGGAGAGCATCAGACACCACCTTCCTTTCACACACCCAGGGCTGAGATCCAGCAAAGAACTCCAAGGAACCACAGAAGAGCTCAGGTTAAGAAGGTGCCACGGGCGGGTAGACACCTGACGACACCCAGTTGTCTCGAAGAGAGAGTAGACGGCGCACTTTGTCAGAGAAGCACAGAATATTCTTCACCTCAATCTAGTCAAAGTGATAGTTTCTGGGATTCTGATGAAATCTGGAGTGTGGTTTGTCAGAATGCTCCAGTACGCGAACGTCGTCGAAAGCGAGTCCTCGATTCAGAGAGTGACTCTGATCGTGAATGA
- the LOC141893070 gene encoding uncharacterized protein LOC141893070, whose amino-acid sequence MGSFKEVQEILPLCLEDEIIDDEEFILLYEACMPQNPSFPHSSYGKFSIVNKDPAECKADFRVEKGDIPILVEALRVPPIFKCVNGTICDGTEGLCVVLKRFAYPCRYSDMIPIFGRSVSELSIISNEVIDWIYTEHGHRVTQWNHSILDPTLLSTYANAIFDKGAALDNCFGFIDGTVRPICRPVVNQRTVYNGHKRVHSLKFQSVTLPNGLIAHLFGPVEGRMHDARMLAVSQLYDDLEVFAFNPAGREMCLYGDPAYPLRVHLQAPFRFGILTRDMEIFNESMSAVRSSVEWLFADVINYFKFLDFKKNLKIGLSQVGKMYLVCAILRNALTCLYSNTTAGYFGVDPPTLNEYFS is encoded by the exons atgGGGTCCTTTAAAGAAGTGCAAGAAATACTTCCATTGTGCTTGGAAGACGAAATCATTGATGATGAAGAATTTATTTTGCTGTATGAGGCATGCATGCCGCAGAATCCCTCATTTCCTCACTCGTCGTATGGAAAATTCTCTATTGTCAACAAAGACCCGGCCGAATGTAAGGCCGATTTTCGCGTGGAGAAGGGAGATATCCCCATACTTGTTGAAGCGTTACGAGTCCCTCCTATTTTCAAATGTGTCAATGGAACAATTTGCGATGGAACTGAAGGTTTATGCGTAGTCCTTAAAAGATTTGCATATCCTTGCCGTTATTCGGACATGATTCCGATATTTGGCCGATCAGTGTCAGAACTGAGCATCATCAGCAATGAGGTCATTGACTGGATCTACACAGAACACGGGCACAGAGTTACTCAGTGGAACCACAGCATTTTGGACCCGACCTTACTAAGCACATACGCCAATGCAATCTTCGACAAAGGTGCAGCTCTCGATAACTGCTTTGGTTTCATAGATGGAACCGTGCGCCCCATTTGCCGACCAGTTGTGAACCAGAGAACAGTTTATAACGGACACAAGCGGGTCCATAGTCTGAAATTCCAGTCTGTCACGCTTCCAAATGGTTTGATTGCCCATCTCTTTGGCCCTGTAG AAGGGAGAATGCATGATGCCAGAATGTTGGCTGTGTCTCAATTGTATGATGACCTGGAAGTGTTTGCTTTCAACCCAGCCGGAAGAGAGATGTGTTTGTATGGAGACCCAGCATACCCTCTCAGGGTTCACCTTCAGGCACCATTCAGATTTGGCATTTTAACCAGGGACATGGAGATATTCAATGAGTCAATGAGCGCTGTTCGTTCATCCGTAGAATGGCTTTTTGCGGATGTGATTAACTATTTTAagtttttggattttaaaaagaacttAAAGATTGGCTTAAGCCAAGTCGGAAAAATGTATCTAgtttgtgcaattttgagaaatgcATTAACCTGCCTTTATTCAAACACTACAGCAGGTTACTTTGGAGTTGATCCACCAACACTGAatgaatatttcagttaa
- the LOC141893069 gene encoding uncharacterized protein LOC141893069, with translation MSNVRPKKVYCPNCTSWMGKSLYYEHLPCGKSSLEAVQTKDVPRVGNRFYCNHCSETVSKSTFYEHKAIYGSACGIPSHDEQKEVEANLDSDSDNENLDLSWGDEDMQFFSEGSCSLSDRSEDDMTVEDSLCEGIHKSSSQPEQRTLEDNSEIDVQSFEYADEIRKTDGMWNEQMEEKVNCSELRSLLLFLLLWQAMFKVADRAIVLLLKFLKLFLAAIGKMMQSEVLLNFANIIPQTLYFIEKNLCLHKDNFIKYAVCPKCKTLYKFDDCIQWRPNGEEVSKKCRHVNYPHHPHKTRKPCGTVLMKTMRSKSGRTFLYPKQVYCFKKVTSSLEDLINKPNFMDNCEKWRNRFNELPDNILGDCFEGRIWREFQFVAGEPFLAVPNNFGLMLNVDWFQPTLHGSDSIGVIYMFVNSRQH, from the exons ATGTCGAATGTGAGACCCAAGAAGGTGTATTGTCCTAACTGCACTTCATGGATGGGAAAAagcttatattacgagcactTACCTTGTGGAAAATCGTCTTTGGAAGCGGTTCAAACCAAAG ATGTTCCAAGAGTTGGCAACAGATTCTACTGTAATCACTGCAGTGAAACAGTGAGCAAAAGCACATTCTATGAACATAAAGCAATATATGGTTCTGCATGTGGAATCCCAAGCCATGATGAACAGAAAGAGGTTGAAGCGAACCTGGACTCTGATTCagacaatgaaaatttggaTCTCTCTTGGGGTGATGAGGACATGCAGTTTTTTTCTGAAGGCTCCTGTAGCTTGAGTGATAGAAGCGAAGATGACATGACCGTGGAAGATTCTTTGTGCGAAGGAATACATAAAAGTTCCTCGCAACCAGAACAGCGAACCTTG GAGGATAATTCAGAAATTGATGTTCAAAGCTTTGAATATGCTGATGAAATCAGGAAAACAGATGGCATGTGGAATGAACAGATGGAAGAGAAAGTTAATTGCTCTGAACTGAGGTCTTTGCTGTTGTTCTTACTTTTGTGGCAGGCGATGTTTAAAGTTGCAGACAGGGCCATTGTTTTACTCTTGAAGTTTCTTAAACTGTTCCTTGCTGCTATAGGGAAAATGATGCAATCTGAAGTTCTCCTTAACTTTGCCAATATCATTCCACAAACATTGTACTTCATTGAAAAGAACCTTTGTCTGCACAAGGACAATTTTATTAAATATGCTGTTTGTCCTAAGTGTAAAACTCTCTATAAGTTTGATGACTGCATTCAATGGAGACCTAATGGTGAAGAAGTATCAAAAAAATGCAGGCATGTAAACTATCCACACCATCCTCACAAAACAAGGAAACCATGTGGTACAGTTCTTATGAAAACAATGAGATCTAAATCTGGGAGAACATTCTTGTATCCTAAGCAAGtgtattgttttaaaaaggtCACCAGTTCATTGGAGGACCTTATCAACAAACCAAATTTCATGGATAACTGTGAAAAGTGGAGAAATCGCTTCAATGAATTACCGGACAATATTCTTGGAGATTGTTTTGAAGGGAGAATTTGGAGAGAGTTTCAGTTTGTAGCTGGAGAGCCTTTCCTTGCTGTGCCAAATAACTTTGGTCTCATGTTAAATGTGGACTGGTTTCAGCCTACTCTTCATGGATCAGATTCTATTGGTGTCATCTACATGTTTGTTAACAGTAGGCAACATTAA